The following proteins are co-located in the Gossypium hirsutum isolate 1008001.06 chromosome A02, Gossypium_hirsutum_v2.1, whole genome shotgun sequence genome:
- the LOC107951872 gene encoding probable 2-oxoglutarate-dependent dioxygenase AOP1, with the protein MDLESEMKLPVINFSEENLKPGTTGWASACKDVRRALEEHGCFEAKFDKLPGQLHDAVFATAEELFQLPTEVKMRNTSDMPFFGYFGQYKTVPLYESLAIDHPTSLDGTQRFTNLMWPAGNDRFRESAQRYSEVVAELHRTVMRMLFESYGVGNCYDYYIKITRYLLRYLRYSEPKMGESNAGLLPHTDKTFLSILHQGDISGLQMQLKDGQWVAPPPSPTSFVVMAGDALMAWSNDGIPSCNHQVIMKEKGIRYSLGMFTFMDGIIHILEEVGDEPHPIKYKSFHHFELLQFMNSNLKTNPHMCFIKAFCGV; encoded by the exons ATGGATTTGGAATCAGAGATGAAGCTTCCCGTCATCAATTTTTCTGAGGAAAATCTAAAGCCAGGAACAACAGGTTGGGCATCGGCATGCAAGGATGTCCGGCGAGCTCTGGAAGAACACGGTTGCTTCGAAGCAAAATTCGATAAATTACCTGGCCAGCTTCACGACGCTGTATTCGCCACAGCTGAAGAGCTGTTCCAGCTCCCAACCGAGGTAAAAATGCGGAACACAAGCGACATGCCTTTCTTCGGTTATTTCGGACAATACAAAACTGTTCCACTCTACGAGTCCTTGGCAATCGACCACCCAACATCTCTTGATGGAACTCAAAGGTTCACCAATCTCATGTGGCCTGCTGGAAACGATCGCTTTCG CGAAAGTGCTCAAAGGTACTCAGAGGTTGTGGCAGAACTTCATCGAACCGTGATGAGAATGTTGTTTGAAAGCTATGGTGTTGGAAATTGCTACGATTATTACATCAAAATCACCCGCTACCTTCTACGATACTTGAGATACAGTGAGCCTAAGATGGGGGAGAGTAATGCTGGTTTATTGCCTCATACAGACAAAACTTTCTTGTCTATACTTCATCAAGGTGATATCAGCGGTTTGCAGATGCAATTGAAAGATGGTCAATGGGTTGCGCCGCCACCGTCGCCAACTTCTTTCGTTGTCATGGCTGGGGATGCTTTGATG GCATGGAGTAATGACGGAATACCATCTTGTAATCATCAAGTAATCATGAAGGAGAAGGGAATAAGATACTCATTGGGGATGTTTACATTCATGGATGGGATCATACATATACTTGAAGAGGTAGGGGACGAGCCTCACCCCATCAAATACAAGTCCTTCCACCACTTTGAACTCCTTCAGTTTATGAATTCCAATTTGAAAACCAACCCTCACATGTGTTTTATCAAAGCCTTTTGTGGTGTTTGA